From the Hylaeus volcanicus isolate JK05 chromosome 4, UHH_iyHylVolc1.0_haploid, whole genome shotgun sequence genome, one window contains:
- the LOC128875086 gene encoding sperm-associated antigen 1 has translation MSLLERYGIPVEHLSYEYISECTNGKKLERLVTILRSGEEGYYPDLTKHAEERLAVVKPTSTVLRKTEPILRRGMLEPSECKKIDTDINDWTSEMQSREKDLEEGKATLDLESLPQPDVRQFIEEPVKKNITNTRSADKIKRIASCDYSAWDKYDVDTELNKIDIRDEQRLVEAKRLQLKQKGVIEKKKLDKQTIINKSSLTGTEINVMAEQEREKGNEAFRSRDYEEALEHYDTSIKIDSNITAYNNRAITYIKLQQYKKALNDCNIVLSIEYTNIKALLRRAMALEHLENPSKALADYEAVLRLEPTNPSAIAGVKKLRKPCRSKKVRMAIVEHEGRNEGECNEVEKDQSFCQQFASKLAIENDICFCDRAPGPSQNLRPRPHFKTDYCLENDNSKSVAIKNDTSKKADSSEILTSCCNFPQERNSSFAKPKSIFSYAMPSERGNSVIIEELPNEPCNNNSIIVESKSVETTVGKNDSNTNTANKKNMCENVENINKNHKENCNLINGMSSSRKMPIAEEFENCISKNFNNIESTYEFTRVWRSLKNDFDLEMHARLLRSVDVDKLGAVLGNELDGNMFSTILRCLERHFCTPNDTELLNNFLNSVTRVNRFSIVNMFMDTEDKTIITNILNFLEEHGTSGVSSLRRIYRV, from the exons ATGTCGTTGCTCGAAAGGTACGGCATACCGGTCGAGCATCTTTCGTACGAATACATTTCCGAATGCACGAATGGGAAAAAGCTGGAGCGCTTAGTAACTATACTTCG TTCTGGCGAAGAAGGCTATTACCCGGATTTAACGAAACACGCGGAGGAACGTTTGGCTGTCGTTAAACCGACGAGTACGGTTTTGAGAAAAACCGAACCCATTCTCAGGCGAGGTATGCTAGAACCGAGCGAGTGCAAGAAAATTGATACGGACATCAACGATTGGACATCCGAAATGCAGTCACGGGAAAAGGATTTAGAGGAAGGAAAGGCTACCTTGGACTTGGAATCACTTCCTCAGCCGGATGTCAGGCAATTTATCGAAGAACCTGTAAAA aaaaatataacgaatacGAGAAGCGCTGATAAAATAAAGCGAATCGCTTCCTGCGATTACTCTGCGTGGGATAAGTACGACGTCGACacagaattgaataaaatagatattcgAGACGAACAGAGGCTGGTTGAAGCTAAAAGACTTCAGCTAAAACAGAAGGgagtaattgaaaaaaagaaactcgatAAGCAGACAATCATTAACAAAT CATCGTTGACTGGGACCGAAATAAACGTCATGGCGGAACAGGAaagggaaaaaggaaacgaggcGTTCAGGTCTAGAGACTATGAAGAAGCTCTCGAACATTACGATACTAGTATTAAGATAGACTCGAATATAACTGCGTACAACAATCGCGCGATAACGT ATATTAAACTTCAGCAATACAAAAAGGCTCTCAACGACTGCAATATTGTACTTAGCATAGAATACACTAATATTAAAGCCCTTCTGAGGAGAGCTATGGCTTTAGAGCATCTCGAAAATCCGTCTAAG GCTTTGGCAGACTACGAAGCGGTTTTGAGATTGGAACCAACGAATCCGAGCGCGATAGCTGGAGTAAAGAAGTTGAGGAAACCTTGCAGATCTAAAAAAGTGAG AATGGCTATAGTGGAACACGAAGGAAGGAACGAAGGAGAGTGTAACGAGGTGGAAAAAGATCAAAGTTTCTGTCAGCAATTCGCGTCGAAATTAGCTATCGAGAATGATATATGTTTCTGCGACAGGGCGCCAGGGCCGTCGCAAAACCTGAGACCCAGACCGCACTTCAAAACAGATTATTGCCTGGAGAACGATAACAGTAAAAGTGTAGCGATTAAAAACGACACTTCAAAGAAAGCTGACTCGTCAGAAATTTTAACTTCTTGTTGTAATTTCCCGCAAGAAAGGAATTCCTCGTTCgcaaaaccaaaatcaatattttcttacgCGATGCCTTCCGAGCGAGGTAACTCAGTTATCATCGAGGAATTACCTAACGAGCCTTGCAACAATAACTCCATTATCGTAGAAAGCAAATCAGTCGAAACGACTGTCGGTAAAAATGATTCCAATACAAATACggcgaataaaaagaacatgtgcgaaaacgtggaaaatatcaataaaaatcacaaagaaaatTGCAACTTGATCAATGGAATGTCTTCCTCGAGGAAAATGCCAATTGCTGAGGAATTCGAAAACTGTATCTCAAAG aattttaataatatcgaaaGCACCTACGAATTTACGCGCGTATGGCGGtcgttgaaaaatgattttgatTTAGAAATGCACGCTCGGTTGCTGCGGTCTGTGGACGTCGATAAGTTAGGCGCAG TTTTAGGCAACGAACTAGACGGAAATATGTTCAGTACGATTCTACGTTGCCTGGAGCGTCATTTTTGTACGCCTAATGACACGGAGTTgcttaacaattttttgaattcgGTCACTCGGGTTAACCGTTTCTCGATCGTGAATATGTTCATGGATACGGAAGACAAAACAA TCATCACAAACATATTGAACTTCTTAGAAGAGCACGGGACGTCAGGAGTTTCGTCATTGCGGCGAATTTATCGCGTCTAA